The DNA region ATTCATAACTATTGTCGAAAATCTTATTTACAATCGGAGAGAGAAAATACACCTTTGACGTATCGTAAACGAAAAATAAAGGAGAAACCTCTGCAATACTAGAATCAATATTCAATTTTTCTTGAGGATTCCAATTGGAATAACCTGCTTCTTTCCGCTCGAAATTGTCATAAGTTCCATTGTAAGGAATAGCAACAGTTACGAAACCTAATTCAGATGTTGAATAATTTGACCAATTAATCTGTGCATTTAATTCTGCCGTAGTAATAGCAAGTAGTAATATCAGTAATATTTTTTTCATAGTGTAAATCTATTTACTGATGACCTGTTTTTAGTTCACTAATGTGAATCCTGTCAACTGTGTTGTGAATCCGACAGCAAGTTATAATTAGGTTTATTCTCTCGCTATTTTCTCTTGATATTCCGTAGTTATGCTTTCTATGAGATCCTGATATCCTTTTTGATCTCTGAAAACGTTTGGTGTATACACCTTGTTTTTGTGATATTTTTTATGCAAATCAAATTGGCTTGCATGTGCGGCAAACCATAAGTCAAATTGCAAATTCTTCATCGTATCCATCGTATATCTATAGTCGTTTTGAATAGTAGGATAGGAGGTGATTTCCTTAAATTTTTTATTCGTAATGATTGTTGGAATATTTGCTAATAATACTTTATAAGATTTACCATTTGCCCGAATAGTCATAAGAAAACTACAAGATCCTTTGGTATGTCCAGGATGATGTAACATTATCAATTGCGTATTTCCTAATTGGATGGTATCTAGATTTTTGAGAAGTTTGTCTGGTTGGACTGGCAAAAAACTTTCGCCTAAATAATTCATTTCGTAATCCGTCTTTCCGCCAGATTTTAAAACGTCTGCATCCGCGGAATCAACATAAAATTGAGCACCTGTTTCTATTTTCATGGCTGCCATTGCCCCAACATGATCATAATGCACTTGATTGGTTAATAGGATTTTGATTTTTTTGTAATCCAAACCAAGTGATGCAATATTTTTTTTAAGCATCGGAAAGCAAGACGCTACTCCTGTATTGACGAGAATATAACCATGATCAGTGGTAATTAAATAAGATGCCAAATCAGAAGTGCCTACATAATACAAATTGCCTACTATCTTAAACGGAGGAAATGCCTGTGTCCATTCTTTATTTGGAACTGGTTGATTTATTTTTTGAGCATGTGCGACATCGACATCAAAAAGTATTAAAAATACCAATATTACGATGTAAAATGTCTTTTGCAAATCGGGCTATGTTTTTGTAAAATGTAATTATCTTGTATTATTACCAATCCTTTTCAGGTTGTTTTGT from Rhizosphaericola mali includes:
- the bla gene encoding subclass B3 metallo-beta-lactamase — its product is MVILVFLILFDVDVAHAQKINQPVPNKEWTQAFPPFKIVGNLYYVGTSDLASYLITTDHGYILVNTGVASCFPMLKKNIASLGLDYKKIKILLTNQVHYDHVGAMAAMKIETGAQFYVDSADADVLKSGGKTDYEMNYLGESFLPVQPDKLLKNLDTIQLGNTQLIMLHHPGHTKGSCSFLMTIRANGKSYKVLLANIPTIITNKKFKEITSYPTIQNDYRYTMDTMKNLQFDLWFAAHASQFDLHKKYHKNKVYTPNVFRDQKGYQDLIESITTEYQEKIARE